From a single Candidatus Melainabacteria bacterium RIFOXYA2_FULL_32_9 genomic region:
- a CDS encoding tryptophan--tRNA ligase: MPEDKKRIMSGMRPTGKLHIGHYMGVLRNWISFQDSYNCYFAIADWHALTTKYDQTQDLKQNIVDVTLDWIASGINPDKSTIYLQSLVPEIAELHIYLSMITPQNWVERDPTLKDMVKILRKEPGELEENQDISGIISYGLLGYPVLQSADILGFNASLVPVGHDQLAHLEFSRDVARRFNYIYKTEYFEEPQPKLTETPLIKGIDGQKMGKSFNNDIKISDSEEETAKKIMRAITDRSRIKKTDPGHPDECEVVCPYYLIFADEDTIKTQRNNCELALWGCADCKKQLITIINNYFKDIRNKRKELEQNPDYIHNVIRTGSEKARDLASNILKDVKKIMQLY; this comes from the coding sequence ATGCCAGAAGATAAAAAACGTATAATGTCAGGAATGAGACCTACAGGAAAATTACATATTGGACATTATATGGGTGTTTTAAGAAACTGGATTTCTTTTCAGGATAGTTATAATTGCTATTTTGCAATAGCAGACTGGCATGCTCTTACTACTAAATATGATCAAACACAAGATTTAAAGCAAAACATTGTTGATGTAACCCTCGATTGGATTGCAAGTGGCATAAACCCTGATAAATCAACTATATATTTACAATCTCTCGTTCCTGAAATTGCAGAATTACATATTTATTTAAGTATGATAACTCCTCAAAACTGGGTAGAAAGAGATCCTACCTTAAAAGATATGGTTAAAATTCTAAGAAAAGAACCTGGTGAATTAGAGGAAAATCAAGATATTTCAGGAATAATTAGTTATGGTCTCTTAGGATATCCAGTATTACAAAGTGCTGATATACTCGGATTTAACGCATCTCTTGTACCCGTTGGTCATGATCAGTTAGCTCATCTTGAATTCTCAAGAGACGTGGCAAGAAGGTTTAATTATATATATAAAACTGAATATTTTGAGGAACCTCAACCAAAATTAACTGAAACCCCACTTATAAAGGGTATTGATGGTCAAAAAATGGGTAAATCGTTTAATAATGATATTAAAATTTCTGATTCAGAAGAAGAAACAGCCAAAAAAATAATGAGAGCTATTACCGATAGATCAAGAATTAAAAAAACTGATCCCGGGCATCCAGATGAGTGTGAGGTTGTTTGTCCTTATTATTTAATATTTGCAGATGAAGATACAATAAAAACTCAAAGAAATAACTGTGAGTTAGCTCTCTGGGGTTGTGCCGATTGTAAAAAACAATTAATAACTATAATAAACAATTATTTTAAAGATATAAGAAACAAAAGAAAAGAATTAGAACAAAACCCTGATTATATACATAACGTGATTAGAACAGGAAGTGAAAAAGCCAGAGATTTAGCTTCGAATATTCTAAAAGATGTCAAAAAAATAATGCAGCTTTATTAA